GCCTTGAGCTGAACGAGCACGTTTGGGAGGTGCTCGACGGCGTCGCCGAGGACGCCGATTCCTTCGAGGCGGCGTTCGCGGAGATGGCCGACGCGCTCGCGGAGGGCGACTTCGAGGAGTGGAACAACGGGGCGTTCCTCAACCACTGCGGCGAGTACATGCGCGACTGGATCGACTGCCTCGACCGCGTCGAGGGCGCGGGAACACGTGCGACGGCGGCGGAGGCACCCGAGGTACCGGCGGATGACTGATCGAGAGACACACACCGACATGACCGACGAACACACCACGGACGGACGGCGGACGTATCGGCGGCGGAAGGTACTCGCGGGACTGGGCGCGGCCGGCGCGGCCGGGCTCGCGGGCTGTGGCGGCCTCGGCGGCGACGGCGAGGGAGACACCGGCGGCGGCGACGACGGCGGTGGCGGCGGAGGCGGCGGCGGAACCGGCGGCGACGACAGGATCGACGCCGCCTTCGACGATTTCCGCGGCTCCGGTCCGCTGGCGCAGGGCCGCTCCGACATCGGCGGCACGCGCATCGGCGACCTCGAGGATCTCAGCGGCGAGCTGACGATCTACCTCGGCGGCGGCGAGGGCGGCCTCTACCGCGACCTGCTCGCGAAGTTCGAGGACATCTACCCCGACTTCACCGCGACGCCGCGCGAGTCGGGAACCGCCGACGCGGCGAACACGATCATCAGCGAGGGCCCGGCGACGCCGGCGGACGTGTTCTGGTCGGTCGACGCGGGGTCGCTGGCGGCCGTCTCCGCCGAGGGGCTCGCGGCGGAGCTCCCCTCGGAGGTCGTCGACCCCGTCCCCGAGGAGTTCCACCCCGACGACACGTGGGTGGGTACCGCCGGGCGGGCCCGGGCGGTCCCGTACAACACCGAGGAACTGTCGGAGGACGACATCCCGGACGACGTGATGGAGTTCCCGGAGTTCGAGGGCTTCCAGGACGCGATCGGGTGGGCGCCCACCTACGGCGCCTTCCAGTCGTTCGTCACCGCGATGCGGCTGATCGAGGGCGAGGAGGCCACCCGCGAGTGGCTCCAGGGGATGCTCGACGCGGGCGTCACCGAGTTCAACAACGAGTTCCTCGTGTCGAACGCCGTCGCGGACGGCGCGCTCAACGGCGGGTTCGCGAACCACTACTACGCGCTGCGCGTGCAGGCCGCCCGGCCGAACGCGCCGATCGACCTCGCGTTCACCAGCGGCGACGCCGGCGGGCTGATCAACGTCGCGGGCGCGTCGGTGCTGTCGGCGAGCCAGAACAAGGAGCTCGCGTTCAACTTCGTGCGCCACCTCCTGTCGGCGGAGGCCCAGGAGTTCTTCGCCACCCGGACGTACGGCTACCCGATGGTCGGGGAGATCCCGCCCGTGGGCGGGCTGCCGCCGGTGTCGGAGCTGGACCCGCCGAGCATCGACCTGCGCGAGCTGTCGAACATCCAGCCGACCCTCGACCTGATGCGCGACGTCGGGGTGCTGTGATGCGCGAGGCGGTCTGAGATGGCCCCCGGCGAGGGCGTCGGTCGGATCCACGGCCTGCTCGCCAGCGACGACGACCAGCCGAGCGTGGCGGTCGTCCTCCTGGCGGCGGGCGTCGCGGCCGCGGTGCTCTCGCCGTTGTTGTGGCTGTTCATCAGCGCCTCGGAGCTGGCCGTCGGCGACGCCGTCTCGCTGTTGACCTCGGAGACGACGACGGAGGTGCTCGTCAACAGCCTCACGCTCGTGAGCCTGGTGACGGGCGCGTCGATCGTGCTGGGTGTCCCGCTGGCGGTGTTGACCGTCCAGACGGACCTCCCGTTCAGGCGCTTTTGGACCGTCCTCGCTGCGCTCCCGCTTGTGGTCCCCAGCTACATCGGCGCGTTCGCGTACGTCTCGGCGTTCGGACCCAGCGGCGCGCTGCCGGACCTGTTCGCCCAGTACGGGTTCGGGTTCGTAAACCCCTACCTACCGACGGTGTACGGACTCGGCGGAACGACGCTCGTGTTGACCCTGTTCACGTACCCGTACGTGTTCCTCACCACCCGCGCGTCGCTGCTCTCGTTCGACACGACACAGCTGGAGGCGGCACGCACGCTCAACCACAGCTATCCGCAGGCGTTCCGGCGGGTGATCCTTCCGCAGATCGCGCCGGGGGTGACCGCGGGCGCGCTGTTGGTCGCGCTGTACACGCTCTCGGACTTCGGGACGCCCGCGATCATGCGCCTCGACGTGTTCACCCGCGTCATCTACGTCGAGCTGAACAGTTTCGGCGTGGGGCGGTCGAACGCGACGCTGCTGTCGATCCAGCTGCTGACCGTCACCGCCGTGATCCTCGCGCTCGAATCGCGCGTCAGCGGCGACACCGCCGCGGGGTACGGGACGCCCTCGTCGGTGAAGACGGTCGTCTCGCTGGGGCCCTTCCGATGGCTCGCGGCGGCGGTACCCGCGTTCGTGAGCCTGTTCACGCTGGCGCTGCCCGTGGGGATCCTCACGATGTGGCTCGTGCGCTCAGGCCCGGGATACAGCGGAGGCGGGCTCGCGTTCCGACCGGAGTTCGCGTTGAACTCTGCGTACGTCGCCGTGTTGACCGCGGCCGCGACGGTGGTGCTCGCGCTCCCGGTCGCCTACTACGCCGGGCGGTCGAACTCGCTGCTCTCGAAGGCGGTCGACCGTGCGACGTACCTCGGCTACGCGATGCCCGGCGTCGTCCTCGGACTGGCGCTGGTGTTCTTCTCCAGCCGGTGGCTGCTGGACACGTTCGGCGCCGACGCGGCCCGACTGGTGTACCAGTCGCTGCCGCTTCTTGTGTTCGCGTACGTGGTCCGGTTCCTCCCGCAGGCGGTCGGGTCGACCCGGTCGTCCGTGCTCGGCGTCGACCGCGACCTCGTCGGCGCCGCCCGCCTGCTCGGCGAGGACCCCCGCGGCGCGTTCCGGCGGGTGACACTGCCGCTCATCTCGCCGGGGCTCGTCGCGGGCGCGGCGCTCGTGTTCCTCACGACGATGAAGGAGCTAGACACGACGCTCATCCTCCATCCGACAGGGTTTACAACGATAGTGACCTACATCTGGCGTGTTCAGGAGGCCGGGTACTACGGTCGCGCCGCGCTGCCGGCGCTCGTGTTAGTGGCCGTGTCCGGCCTCTCGATGGTGCCGCTGCTCACCCGATCCGACGATGCGTGACGATACACCCCACCCAGACCGCGACGCAGATCGACCCGATCGAGCCGACGCCGACGCGGCCGGTCCGGCCACCGACGGCGGGACGGCCGTCGACGAGACCGCCGGCAGCCCAACGGATCGCGACCGGGTCGAGTCGGCGGCGACAGTCGGCGACAGCCTCGGCGGCGACGCGGGGGAGCCGACGGGCGAGGCGGTGTTGGAACTCGAGGACGTGGTCAAGCGGTACGGCTCTGAGACGGCCGTTTCCGGCCTCGATCTGACCGTCCGCGAGGGCGAACTCGTCACCCTTCTCGGCCCGTCCGGCTGCGGGAAGACCACGACGCTTCGCATGATAGCCGGGCTGGAGACGCCCTCCGACGGCAAGATTTCCGTCGGCGACGAGGTGGTGGCCGGCGACGGCGCCGCCACCCCGCCCGAGGAGCGCGACGTGGGGCTCGTGTTCCAGGAGTTCGCGCTGTTCCCGCACCTCACTGTGGCCG
This sequence is a window from Halobaculum roseum. Protein-coding genes within it:
- a CDS encoding ABC transporter permease, with the protein product MAPGEGVGRIHGLLASDDDQPSVAVVLLAAGVAAAVLSPLLWLFISASELAVGDAVSLLTSETTTEVLVNSLTLVSLVTGASIVLGVPLAVLTVQTDLPFRRFWTVLAALPLVVPSYIGAFAYVSAFGPSGALPDLFAQYGFGFVNPYLPTVYGLGGTTLVLTLFTYPYVFLTTRASLLSFDTTQLEAARTLNHSYPQAFRRVILPQIAPGVTAGALLVALYTLSDFGTPAIMRLDVFTRVIYVELNSFGVGRSNATLLSIQLLTVTAVILALESRVSGDTAAGYGTPSSVKTVVSLGPFRWLAAAVPAFVSLFTLALPVGILTMWLVRSGPGYSGGGLAFRPEFALNSAYVAVLTAAATVVLALPVAYYAGRSNSLLSKAVDRATYLGYAMPGVVLGLALVFFSSRWLLDTFGADAARLVYQSLPLLVFAYVVRFLPQAVGSTRSSVLGVDRDLVGAARLLGEDPRGAFRRVTLPLISPGLVAGAALVFLTTMKELDTTLILHPTGFTTIVTYIWRVQEAGYYGRAALPALVLVAVSGLSMVPLLTRSDDA
- a CDS encoding extracellular solute-binding protein — translated: MTDRETHTDMTDEHTTDGRRTYRRRKVLAGLGAAGAAGLAGCGGLGGDGEGDTGGGDDGGGGGGGGGTGGDDRIDAAFDDFRGSGPLAQGRSDIGGTRIGDLEDLSGELTIYLGGGEGGLYRDLLAKFEDIYPDFTATPRESGTADAANTIISEGPATPADVFWSVDAGSLAAVSAEGLAAELPSEVVDPVPEEFHPDDTWVGTAGRARAVPYNTEELSEDDIPDDVMEFPEFEGFQDAIGWAPTYGAFQSFVTAMRLIEGEEATREWLQGMLDAGVTEFNNEFLVSNAVADGALNGGFANHYYALRVQAARPNAPIDLAFTSGDAGGLINVAGASVLSASQNKELAFNFVRHLLSAEAQEFFATRTYGYPMVGEIPPVGGLPPVSELDPPSIDLRELSNIQPTLDLMRDVGVL